The proteins below come from a single Sander vitreus isolate 19-12246 chromosome 15, sanVit1, whole genome shotgun sequence genomic window:
- the arhgap23a gene encoding rho GTPase-activating protein 23 isoform X7 translates to MPSSQGLMSAVSPPGVNHKGKGRRDGLPSTGDNPRPPMATRPGREGGGVCWKGPRTLVLHKNSQGFGFTLRHFIVYPPESALHTNLKDEENGNGKGYQKGRLEPMDTIFVKSVREKGPAHQAGLCTGDRLVKVNGESVLGKTYSQVIALIQNSESVLELCIMPKDEDVLQLVSAYSQDAYLTGNEPYSGGAEYLPPPPPLCYPHTKVTPPAGAPPSGSMGQNQLDNWSRWPGSSSPSSPLDNRSAVGSPASWQEGRAGEPGGVGHSSPAHRTEEIQYGMTSQQPQGQTRGRSYSSSSSSGGPLSSPLQVHYPNHHAASSSQSQTRKSSSAWTSPPLPQLSHGRTERCQQALSDWYYNQLPERPARNMQTRHRSYSQDRLSDSRRQQQRTGGWPHSASQDTLLLQQSGPGPQGEPYWSYGDWEGGPGRGHPATNYTRTRSENLLAQYDRHGCSLEMLDRTAAGVVSPRFERLSLLQQAPHPPPRTDAYSRQGSHYGAAQAPPMSRHTQSHSKHHSQPQTQQSAPQNRRLPRGQSMDDQPVGYRSYSPSFNRKTGRIMQQAHSFRDPSYSGPHMNWNPNTKTSPPEGTTAPLTASTTPESQDRAYRPTNHERERGSVEGQAKVVAQTQEVVLRQKPPTGRRNAHGMRHPHYALPIDGLEPSLFSPDPQDSAPAPGSTGDVAPCKPNGNLAPLPIEDDSLASIPFIDEPTSPGADLRARHVPASSVVSSAMNSAPAVVTSASSVSPTFTFPLTRLFSHDCSSIKSGRRSSYLLAITTERSKSCDEGLNTFREEGRVFSRLPKRVKSFFTDGSLENLGTAEEVRSKRHSTSELGNITYSDIRREGWLHYKQILTEKGKKVGSSMRPWKRVFSVLRSHSLFLYKDKREAVLRGATIGCAAEDEQPISIRGCLVDIAYSETKRKHALRLTTQDFCEYLLQAEDREDMLDWIKVIRENSKTDSEELGFSRQALINKKLNDYRKQSPTGSKPDSSPRMSRMKPPFMLAKTDNAAGAPRSPKSEGKDESSPPKSPWGINIMKKTKKAGPKAFGVRLEDCQPGVNNKFIPLIVEICCGLVEDMGLEYTGIYRVPGNNAMVSMLQDQLNKGVDINPAEEKWQDLNVVSSLLKSFFRKLPEPLFTNDKYNDFIDANRMESASDRLKTMKKLIRDLPDYYYHTLKFLVVHLKTVADSADKNKMEPRNLALVFGPTLVRTSEDNMKDMVTHMPDRYKIVETLIQHCNWFFTEGQDKDEKTPVDTEDVQPAPNIDHLLSNIGRTALLGEASDSTNSDSAKSKGSWGSKRDLTPKDFLTLSIMSAVTGRKRRKRHNGRRVGSSTDDDSEHEPIKAGHLGAEEEEEAESPVGDTAPRAEGEDDDEEEEEEEEEDEEVVESGAKEEVEVEVLAVIPSRLRCKEEEEAGGRQAAMLLHEEEARAEVKGPPWRATEDARSIVSGYSTLSTLGRSLGSEGRGDDADDEHSELVSETDNESGFASRSLTQERPDKHQTVPVNTQPAAAPRSFLYTHYKPPVLSPTNLLAPPTALTPTPDSADRSEGGARSTTPSSSSFSSSSTTHRLHSRPSFNSHKLIQCDTLARKKLKSEKGKARSLDLLELSGATAEAAGAGSGSDGAPRVKRDTSRNNPSSASSQESLRLARTKPSLPPSEAASFTPTGPGGRSLAEQVRARLMGSADDLRIVGLRKPLSPETRRKRRAWRRHTVVASPTEISEKRPPLTVSEFPLSSNTQNQVKTPGLPRDADGLDQGPATRQAPTSRFHQYL, encoded by the exons ATGCCCAGCAGTCAGGGGTTGATGTCAGCGGTCTCTCCACCTGGAGTCAATCATAAA GGTAAGGGGCGCAGGGATGGTCTCCCCTCAACCGGTGACAACCCTCGGCCGCCGATGGCGACCCGGCCGGGAAGGGAGGGTGGCGGCGTGTGCTGGAAGGGTCCCCGGACGCTGGTCCTCCATAAGAACTCCCAGGGTTTCGGTTTCACGCTACGCCATTTCATTGTTTACCCTCCAGAGTCCGCCCTGCACACCAACCTCAAG GATGAGGAGAATGGTAACGGAAAGG GGTATCAGAAAGGTCGACTGGAGCCGATGGACACCATATTTGTGAAGAGTGTGAGAGAAAAAGGTCCGGCTCACCAGGCAGGCTTGTGCACAG GGGATCGGCTTGTGAAAGTGAACGGAGAGAGTGTTCTAGGAAAGACGTATTCGCAGGTGATAGCCCTCATTCAGAACAG TGAAAGTGTGCTGGAGCTCTGCATTATGCCAAAAGATGAAGACGTGCTTCAGTTGGTAAGT GCATACTCCCAGGATGCCTACCTGACAGGCAACGAACCCTACTCAGGGGGAGCTGAGTACCTCCCACCACCACCTCCCCTCTGTTACCCGCACACCAAGGTCACACCCCCTGCTGGAGCCCCTCCGTCTGGTTCCATGGGCCAGAACCAGCTGGATAACTGGAGTCGTTGGCCAGGCTCTTCCAGCCCCTCTTCACCCCTGGACAACCGCTCCGCTGTGGGCAGCCCCGCCAGCTGGCAGGAAGGGCGGGCAGGAGAGCCAGGTGGTGTGGGTCACAGCAGCCCGGCCCACCGCACAGAGGAGATCCAGTACGGTATGACCAGCCAGCAGCCTCAGGGCCAGACCAGGGGGCGTTCCtactcttcctcttcctcatcagGGGGCCCTTTGTCTAGCCCGCTGCAAGTCCACTACCCTAACCACCACGCTGCCAGCTCCTCTCAGTCCCAGACACGCAAGTCCAGCTCAGCTTGGACCAGTCCCCCCCTGCCCCAGCTCAGCCATGGCCGCACTGAGCGCTGCCAGCAGGCGCTCTCTGACTGGTACTACAACCAGCTCCCGGAGCGCCCAGCACGCAACATGCAGACCCGCCACCGCAGCTACTCGCAGGACCGGCTCAGTGATTCAaggaggcagcagcagcggaCAGGTGGCTGGCCGCACAGCGCCTCCCAGGACACTCTGCTGTTACAGCAGTCAGGACCAGGTCCCCAAGGAGAGCCCTACTGGTCCTATGGAGACTGGGAGGGGGGCCCAGGTAGGGGGCACCCTGCCACTAACTATACCCGGACACGCTCTGAAAACCTGCTGGCCCAGTACGATCGCCATGGCTGCTCATTAGAGATGCTGGACCGAACAGCAGCTGGAGTGGTCTCACCTCGTTTTGAGAGGCTGTCATTGCTCCAGCAGGCTCCCCATCCGCCCCCAAGGACTGATGCCTACTCGAGGCAGGGGAGCCATTATGGTGCAGCACAAGCTCCTCCGATGTCccgacacacacaatcacattcTAAACACCACTCCCAGCCTCAGACCCAGCAATCAGCCCCCCAGAACAGGCGGCTTCCCCGTGGGCAGAGCATGGATGACCAGCCAGTGGGCTACCGCAGCTACAGCCCCTCTTTTAACCGCAAGACGGGCCGCATCATGCAGCAAGCCCACTCTTTCAGGGACCCTTCGTACTCTGGCCCTCACATGAACTGGAACCCAAACACTAAAACCAGTCCGCCAGAGGGCACAACGGCACCCCTCACTGCCTCCACCACTCCTGAATCCCAGGACAGAGCGTACAGGCCAACAAACCACGAGAGGGAACGAGGGTCAGTGGAGGGGCAGGCGAAGGTGGTGGCACAGACCCAGGAAGTGGTGCTGAGGCAGAAACCTCCCACCGGGCGGAGGAACGCCCACGGTATGCGTCACCCTCACTACGCGCTGCCCATTGACGGGCTAGAACCCTCTTTGTTTTCTCCTGATCCCCAGGACTCAGCTCCTGCCCCTGGTTCCACGGGAGATGTAGCCCCATGCAAACCAAACGGAAACCTCGCCCCCCTCCCCATAGAGGATGACTCCCTGGCCTCCATCCCCTTCATAG ATGAGCCCACCAGCCCTGGCGCTGACTTGCGTGCGCGCCACGTGCCTGCGTCCTCCGTGGTGTCCAGCGCCATGAATTCGGCGCCCGCCGTGGTTACCAGCGCCTCCAGCGTCTCCCCCACCTTCACCTTTCCCCTCACTAGGCTCTTCTCACACGACTGCA GCAGTATTAAATCCGGTCGCCGTTCCTCCTATCTTCTAGCCATCACCACCGAGCGCTCCAAGTCATGCGACGAAGGACTCAACACGTTCAGAGAGGAAGGCCGAGTCTTCTC GAGGCTACCAAAGAGAGTGAAGAGTTTCTTCACAGACGGG tctcTGGAAAACCTTGGGACAGCAGAGGAGGTTCGATCTAAACGCCACTCCACCTCAGAGCTGGGAAACATCACTTACAGCGACATACGGCGAGAAGGATGGCTGCACTATAAACAAATCCTCACAGAGAAGGGCAAG AAGGTGGGCAGCAGCATGCGTCCGTGGAAGCGAGTCTTTTCTGTGCTTCGCTCCCATTCGCTGTTCCTCTACAAGGACAAGAGGGAGGCGGTGCTCCGTGGGGCCACGATCGGATGTGCGGCAGAGGACGAGCAGCCAATCAGCATCCGGGGCTGCCTGGTGGACATTGCGTACAGTGAGACCAAACGAAAGCACGCCCTGCGGCTAACCACCCAGGACTTCTGCGAGTACTTGCTGCAGGCAGAGGACCGGGAGGACATGCTGGACTGGATAAAGGTCATCAGGGAGAACAGCAAGACGGACAGCGAG GAGCTGGGCTTCTCCAGACAGGCCCTCATCAATAAGAAGCTCAATGATTACAGGAAACAGAG TCCAACAGGCAGCAAGCCCGACTCCTCTCCCAGGATGTCCCGCATGAAGCCTCCCTTCATGCTCGCCAAGACGGACAATGCTGCAGGGGCGCCACGCTCCCCCAAATCAGAGGGCAAAG atgAGAGCAGCCCTCCAAAGTCTCCGTGGGGAATCAACATCATGAAGAAGACAAAAAAGGCCGGGCCTAAAGCTTTCGGTGTGAGGTTGGAGGATTGTCAGCCAGGTGTAAATAACAAG TTCATCCCGTTGATCGTGGAGATCTGCTGCGGTCTGGTAGAGGACATGGGTCTGGAGTACACGGGAATCTACAGAGTCCCCGGGAACAACGCCATGGTGTCGATGCTTCAGGATCAGCTTAACAAGGGCGTCGACATCAACCCTGCAGAGGAG AAGTGGCAAGACCTCAATGTTGTCAGCAGTTTACTCAAATCCTTCTTCAGGAAACTTCCAGAGCCACTTTTCACCAACG ACAAGTACAATGACTTCATCGACGCCAATCGGATGGAGAGTGCATCAGACAGACTAAAAACCATGAAGAAACTG ATCCGAGACCTCCCAGATTATTATTACCACACTCTGAAGTTCCTGGTTGTTCACCTGAAGACTGTGGCCGACAGCGCAGATAAAAACAAA ATGGAGCCCCGTAACCTGGCTCTGGTGTTTGGGCCGACACTGGTTCGGACGTCAGAGGACAACATGAAAGATATGGTCACACACATGCCTGACCGCTACAAGATAGTTGAGACCCTCATCCAGCAT TGCAACTGGTTTTTCACTGAAGGGCAAGACAAGGATGAAAAG ACGCCGGTGGACACGGAGGACGTGCAGCCCGCCCCCAACATCGACCACCTGCTGTCCAACATCGGCAGGACCGCTCTGCTCGGGGAGGCGTCAG ACTCAACCAACAGTGACTCAGCTAAATCAAAG GGGTCGTGGGGATCAAAGAGAGACCTCACACCCAAGGACTTCCTGACTCTGTCCATCATGTCAGCTGTTACGGGCCGCAAACGCAGGAAGCGCCATAACGGCCGCCGGGTGGGCAGCAGCACCGACGACGACTCAGAGCACGAGCCAATCAAAGCTGGACATTTAGgggcagaggaggaagaggaggcagagTCGCCTGTAGGAGACACTGCTCCTCGAGCAGAGGGAGAGGACGacgatgaagaagaagaagaagaggaggaggaagacgaggaaGTTGTAGAAAGTGGAGCGAAAGAGGAGGTAGAAGTGGAGGTGTTGGCGGTTATTCCCAGTCGGCTGCGCtgtaaagaggaagaggaggcaggAGGAAGGCAGGCAGCCATGTTGTTGCACGAGGAGGAGGCGCGGGCGGAGGTGAAGGGGCCGCCGTGGAGAGCTACAGAGGATGCTCGCTCTATTGTTTCTGGTTACTCCACCCTCTCCACGTTAGGGCGTAGCCTGGGGTCCGAGGGGAGGGGGGATGATGCTGATGACGAGCACAGCGAGCTGGTGAGCGAGACGGACAATGAGAGCGGCTTTGCCTCACGCTCCCTCACCCAGGAGAGACCTGATAAACACCAGACAGTACCTGTGAACACACAACCGGCAGCGGCCCCGCGAAGTTTCCTCTACACACACTACAAACCCCCCGTTCTCTCACCCACAAACCTGCTCGCCCCGCCCACAGCGCTCACACCCACACCGGACTCTGCGGACAGGAGTGAAGGAGGGGCGCGGTCCACCACACCCTCGTCGTCCTCCTTCTCCTCGTCCTCTACCACTCACAGACTGCATTCGCGGCCTTCCTTTAACTCGCACAAGCTGATCCAGTGCGACACTCTGGCCAGGAAGAAGCTGAAGTCGGAGAAGGGCAAGGCTCGCTCCCTGGACCTGTTAGAGCTGTCTGGGGCCACAGCTGAGGCCGCCGGGGCTGGTTCTGGGTCAGATGGTGCACCCAGAGTGAAGAGGGACACTTCCAGAAACAACCCCTCCTCAGCCAGCAGCCAGGAGAGCCTGCGCCTGGCCCGGACCAAGCCCTCCCTGCCACCCAGTGAGGCCGCCTCCTTCACCCCGACCGGCCCCGGTGGCAGGTCTCTGGCAGAGCAGGTCCGCGCTCGTCTGATGGGCTCGGCCGACGACCTGCGCATTGTAGGACTGCGAAAACCACTGTCACCAGAAACACGGCGGAAGAGACGGGCCTGGCGCAGACACACCGTGGTGGCCTCTCCAACTGAGATCTCTGAGAAGAGACCCCCACTGACTGTCAGTGAGTTCCCCCTGTCCTCTAACACTCAAAACCAGGTCAAAACACCAGGGCTGCCTCGGGATGCAGACGGGCTCGACCAAGGACCGGCTACACGTCAAGCACCCACCTCCCGATTCCACCAGTACCTGTGA
- the arhgap23a gene encoding rho GTPase-activating protein 23 isoform X6: MWAVRDADLRKLHALMPAAMLPCPAPASSDWSFQNPVGVDCSSPEPRCIWLAVLRSATGSVPPPAMPIRHSQSTHQPRGKGRRDGLPSTGDNPRPPMATRPGREGGGVCWKGPRTLVLHKNSQGFGFTLRHFIVYPPESALHTNLKDEENGNGKGYQKGRLEPMDTIFVKSVREKGPAHQAGLCTGDRLVKVNGESVLGKTYSQVIALIQNSESVLELCIMPKDEDVLQLVSAYSQDAYLTGNEPYSGGAEYLPPPPPLCYPHTKVTPPAGAPPSGSMGQNQLDNWSRWPGSSSPSSPLDNRSAVGSPASWQEGRAGEPGGVGHSSPAHRTEEIQYGMTSQQPQGQTRGRSYSSSSSSGGPLSSPLQVHYPNHHAASSSQSQTRKSSSAWTSPPLPQLSHGRTERCQQALSDWYYNQLPERPARNMQTRHRSYSQDRLSDSRRQQQRTGGWPHSASQDTLLLQQSGPGPQGEPYWSYGDWEGGPGRGHPATNYTRTRSENLLAQYDRHGCSLEMLDRTAAGVVSPRFERLSLLQQAPHPPPRTDAYSRQGSHYGAAQAPPMSRHTQSHSKHHSQPQTQQSAPQNRRLPRGQSMDDQPVGYRSYSPSFNRKTGRIMQQAHSFRDPSYSGPHMNWNPNTKTSPPEGTTAPLTASTTPESQDRAYRPTNHERERGSVEGQAKVVAQTQEVVLRQKPPTGRRNAHGMRHPHYALPIDGLEPSLFSPDPQDSAPAPGSTGDVAPCKPNGNLAPLPIEDDSLASIPFIGSIKSGRRSSYLLAITTERSKSCDEGLNTFREEGRVFSRLPKRVKSFFTDGSLENLGTAEEVRSKRHSTSELGNITYSDIRREGWLHYKQILTEKGKKVGSSMRPWKRVFSVLRSHSLFLYKDKREAVLRGATIGCAAEDEQPISIRGCLVDIAYSETKRKHALRLTTQDFCEYLLQAEDREDMLDWIKVIRENSKTDSEELGFSRQALINKKLNDYRKQSPTGSKPDSSPRMSRMKPPFMLAKTDNAAGAPRSPKSEGKDESSPPKSPWGINIMKKTKKAGPKAFGVRLEDCQPGVNNKFIPLIVEICCGLVEDMGLEYTGIYRVPGNNAMVSMLQDQLNKGVDINPAEEKWQDLNVVSSLLKSFFRKLPEPLFTNDKYNDFIDANRMESASDRLKTMKKLIRDLPDYYYHTLKFLVVHLKTVADSADKNKMEPRNLALVFGPTLVRTSEDNMKDMVTHMPDRYKIVETLIQHCNWFFTEGQDKDEKTPVDTEDVQPAPNIDHLLSNIGRTALLGEASDSTNSDSAKSKGSWGSKRDLTPKDFLTLSIMSAVTGRKRRKRHNGRRVGSSTDDDSEHEPIKAGHLGAEEEEEAESPVGDTAPRAEGEDDDEEEEEEEEEDEEVVESGAKEEVEVEVLAVIPSRLRCKEEEEAGGRQAAMLLHEEEARAEVKGPPWRATEDARSIVSGYSTLSTLGRSLGSEGRGDDADDEHSELVSETDNESGFASRSLTQERPDKHQTVPVNTQPAAAPRSFLYTHYKPPVLSPTNLLAPPTALTPTPDSADRSEGGARSTTPSSSSFSSSSTTHRLHSRPSFNSHKLIQCDTLARKKLKSEKGKARSLDLLELSGATAEAAGAGSGSDGAPRVKRDTSRNNPSSASSQESLRLARTKPSLPPSEAASFTPTGPGGRSLAEQVRARLMGSADDLRIVGLRKPLSPETRRKRRAWRRHTVVASPTEISEKRPPLTVSEFPLSSNTQNQVKTPGLPRDADGLDQGPATRQAPTSRFHQYL, encoded by the exons ATGTGGGCGGTAAGGGATGCGGATCTGAGAAAACTCCACGCCCTGATGCCCGCTGCTATGCTCCCGTGCCCTGCTCCGGCCAGCTCTGACTGGAGCTTCCAGAACCCGGTGGGGGTGGACTGCAGCTCCCCTGAACCTCGCTGCATCTGGCTGGCAGTGCTCCGCAGTGCCACAGGTTCAGTGCCGCCGCCTGCCATGCCCATTAGGCACAGCCAGAGCACTCACCAGCCCAGG GGTAAGGGGCGCAGGGATGGTCTCCCCTCAACCGGTGACAACCCTCGGCCGCCGATGGCGACCCGGCCGGGAAGGGAGGGTGGCGGCGTGTGCTGGAAGGGTCCCCGGACGCTGGTCCTCCATAAGAACTCCCAGGGTTTCGGTTTCACGCTACGCCATTTCATTGTTTACCCTCCAGAGTCCGCCCTGCACACCAACCTCAAG GATGAGGAGAATGGTAACGGAAAGG GGTATCAGAAAGGTCGACTGGAGCCGATGGACACCATATTTGTGAAGAGTGTGAGAGAAAAAGGTCCGGCTCACCAGGCAGGCTTGTGCACAG GGGATCGGCTTGTGAAAGTGAACGGAGAGAGTGTTCTAGGAAAGACGTATTCGCAGGTGATAGCCCTCATTCAGAACAG TGAAAGTGTGCTGGAGCTCTGCATTATGCCAAAAGATGAAGACGTGCTTCAGTTGGTAAGT GCATACTCCCAGGATGCCTACCTGACAGGCAACGAACCCTACTCAGGGGGAGCTGAGTACCTCCCACCACCACCTCCCCTCTGTTACCCGCACACCAAGGTCACACCCCCTGCTGGAGCCCCTCCGTCTGGTTCCATGGGCCAGAACCAGCTGGATAACTGGAGTCGTTGGCCAGGCTCTTCCAGCCCCTCTTCACCCCTGGACAACCGCTCCGCTGTGGGCAGCCCCGCCAGCTGGCAGGAAGGGCGGGCAGGAGAGCCAGGTGGTGTGGGTCACAGCAGCCCGGCCCACCGCACAGAGGAGATCCAGTACGGTATGACCAGCCAGCAGCCTCAGGGCCAGACCAGGGGGCGTTCCtactcttcctcttcctcatcagGGGGCCCTTTGTCTAGCCCGCTGCAAGTCCACTACCCTAACCACCACGCTGCCAGCTCCTCTCAGTCCCAGACACGCAAGTCCAGCTCAGCTTGGACCAGTCCCCCCCTGCCCCAGCTCAGCCATGGCCGCACTGAGCGCTGCCAGCAGGCGCTCTCTGACTGGTACTACAACCAGCTCCCGGAGCGCCCAGCACGCAACATGCAGACCCGCCACCGCAGCTACTCGCAGGACCGGCTCAGTGATTCAaggaggcagcagcagcggaCAGGTGGCTGGCCGCACAGCGCCTCCCAGGACACTCTGCTGTTACAGCAGTCAGGACCAGGTCCCCAAGGAGAGCCCTACTGGTCCTATGGAGACTGGGAGGGGGGCCCAGGTAGGGGGCACCCTGCCACTAACTATACCCGGACACGCTCTGAAAACCTGCTGGCCCAGTACGATCGCCATGGCTGCTCATTAGAGATGCTGGACCGAACAGCAGCTGGAGTGGTCTCACCTCGTTTTGAGAGGCTGTCATTGCTCCAGCAGGCTCCCCATCCGCCCCCAAGGACTGATGCCTACTCGAGGCAGGGGAGCCATTATGGTGCAGCACAAGCTCCTCCGATGTCccgacacacacaatcacattcTAAACACCACTCCCAGCCTCAGACCCAGCAATCAGCCCCCCAGAACAGGCGGCTTCCCCGTGGGCAGAGCATGGATGACCAGCCAGTGGGCTACCGCAGCTACAGCCCCTCTTTTAACCGCAAGACGGGCCGCATCATGCAGCAAGCCCACTCTTTCAGGGACCCTTCGTACTCTGGCCCTCACATGAACTGGAACCCAAACACTAAAACCAGTCCGCCAGAGGGCACAACGGCACCCCTCACTGCCTCCACCACTCCTGAATCCCAGGACAGAGCGTACAGGCCAACAAACCACGAGAGGGAACGAGGGTCAGTGGAGGGGCAGGCGAAGGTGGTGGCACAGACCCAGGAAGTGGTGCTGAGGCAGAAACCTCCCACCGGGCGGAGGAACGCCCACGGTATGCGTCACCCTCACTACGCGCTGCCCATTGACGGGCTAGAACCCTCTTTGTTTTCTCCTGATCCCCAGGACTCAGCTCCTGCCCCTGGTTCCACGGGAGATGTAGCCCCATGCAAACCAAACGGAAACCTCGCCCCCCTCCCCATAGAGGATGACTCCCTGGCCTCCATCCCCTTCATAG GCAGTATTAAATCCGGTCGCCGTTCCTCCTATCTTCTAGCCATCACCACCGAGCGCTCCAAGTCATGCGACGAAGGACTCAACACGTTCAGAGAGGAAGGCCGAGTCTTCTC GAGGCTACCAAAGAGAGTGAAGAGTTTCTTCACAGACGGG tctcTGGAAAACCTTGGGACAGCAGAGGAGGTTCGATCTAAACGCCACTCCACCTCAGAGCTGGGAAACATCACTTACAGCGACATACGGCGAGAAGGATGGCTGCACTATAAACAAATCCTCACAGAGAAGGGCAAG AAGGTGGGCAGCAGCATGCGTCCGTGGAAGCGAGTCTTTTCTGTGCTTCGCTCCCATTCGCTGTTCCTCTACAAGGACAAGAGGGAGGCGGTGCTCCGTGGGGCCACGATCGGATGTGCGGCAGAGGACGAGCAGCCAATCAGCATCCGGGGCTGCCTGGTGGACATTGCGTACAGTGAGACCAAACGAAAGCACGCCCTGCGGCTAACCACCCAGGACTTCTGCGAGTACTTGCTGCAGGCAGAGGACCGGGAGGACATGCTGGACTGGATAAAGGTCATCAGGGAGAACAGCAAGACGGACAGCGAG GAGCTGGGCTTCTCCAGACAGGCCCTCATCAATAAGAAGCTCAATGATTACAGGAAACAGAG TCCAACAGGCAGCAAGCCCGACTCCTCTCCCAGGATGTCCCGCATGAAGCCTCCCTTCATGCTCGCCAAGACGGACAATGCTGCAGGGGCGCCACGCTCCCCCAAATCAGAGGGCAAAG atgAGAGCAGCCCTCCAAAGTCTCCGTGGGGAATCAACATCATGAAGAAGACAAAAAAGGCCGGGCCTAAAGCTTTCGGTGTGAGGTTGGAGGATTGTCAGCCAGGTGTAAATAACAAG TTCATCCCGTTGATCGTGGAGATCTGCTGCGGTCTGGTAGAGGACATGGGTCTGGAGTACACGGGAATCTACAGAGTCCCCGGGAACAACGCCATGGTGTCGATGCTTCAGGATCAGCTTAACAAGGGCGTCGACATCAACCCTGCAGAGGAG AAGTGGCAAGACCTCAATGTTGTCAGCAGTTTACTCAAATCCTTCTTCAGGAAACTTCCAGAGCCACTTTTCACCAACG ACAAGTACAATGACTTCATCGACGCCAATCGGATGGAGAGTGCATCAGACAGACTAAAAACCATGAAGAAACTG ATCCGAGACCTCCCAGATTATTATTACCACACTCTGAAGTTCCTGGTTGTTCACCTGAAGACTGTGGCCGACAGCGCAGATAAAAACAAA ATGGAGCCCCGTAACCTGGCTCTGGTGTTTGGGCCGACACTGGTTCGGACGTCAGAGGACAACATGAAAGATATGGTCACACACATGCCTGACCGCTACAAGATAGTTGAGACCCTCATCCAGCAT TGCAACTGGTTTTTCACTGAAGGGCAAGACAAGGATGAAAAG ACGCCGGTGGACACGGAGGACGTGCAGCCCGCCCCCAACATCGACCACCTGCTGTCCAACATCGGCAGGACCGCTCTGCTCGGGGAGGCGTCAG ACTCAACCAACAGTGACTCAGCTAAATCAAAG GGGTCGTGGGGATCAAAGAGAGACCTCACACCCAAGGACTTCCTGACTCTGTCCATCATGTCAGCTGTTACGGGCCGCAAACGCAGGAAGCGCCATAACGGCCGCCGGGTGGGCAGCAGCACCGACGACGACTCAGAGCACGAGCCAATCAAAGCTGGACATTTAGgggcagaggaggaagaggaggcagagTCGCCTGTAGGAGACACTGCTCCTCGAGCAGAGGGAGAGGACGacgatgaagaagaagaagaagaggaggaggaagacgaggaaGTTGTAGAAAGTGGAGCGAAAGAGGAGGTAGAAGTGGAGGTGTTGGCGGTTATTCCCAGTCGGCTGCGCtgtaaagaggaagaggaggcaggAGGAAGGCAGGCAGCCATGTTGTTGCACGAGGAGGAGGCGCGGGCGGAGGTGAAGGGGCCGCCGTGGAGAGCTACAGAGGATGCTCGCTCTATTGTTTCTGGTTACTCCACCCTCTCCACGTTAGGGCGTAGCCTGGGGTCCGAGGGGAGGGGGGATGATGCTGATGACGAGCACAGCGAGCTGGTGAGCGAGACGGACAATGAGAGCGGCTTTGCCTCACGCTCCCTCACCCAGGAGAGACCTGATAAACACCAGACAGTACCTGTGAACACACAACCGGCAGCGGCCCCGCGAAGTTTCCTCTACACACACTACAAACCCCCCGTTCTCTCACCCACAAACCTGCTCGCCCCGCCCACAGCGCTCACACCCACACCGGACTCTGCGGACAGGAGTGAAGGAGGGGCGCGGTCCACCACACCCTCGTCGTCCTCCTTCTCCTCGTCCTCTACCACTCACAGACTGCATTCGCGGCCTTCCTTTAACTCGCACAAGCTGATCCAGTGCGACACTCTGGCCAGGAAGAAGCTGAAGTCGGAGAAGGGCAAGGCTCGCTCCCTGGACCTGTTAGAGCTGTCTGGGGCCACAGCTGAGGCCGCCGGGGCTGGTTCTGGGTCAGATGGTGCACCCAGAGTGAAGAGGGACACTTCCAGAAACAACCCCTCCTCAGCCAGCAGCCAGGAGAGCCTGCGCCTGGCCCGGACCAAGCCCTCCCTGCCACCCAGTGAGGCCGCCTCCTTCACCCCGACCGGCCCCGGTGGCAGGTCTCTGGCAGAGCAGGTCCGCGCTCGTCTGATGGGCTCGGCCGACGACCTGCGCATTGTAGGACTGCGAAAACCACTGTCACCAGAAACACGGCGGAAGAGACGGGCCTGGCGCAGACACACCGTGGTGGCCTCTCCAACTGAGATCTCTGAGAAGAGACCCCCACTGACTGTCAGTGAGTTCCCCCTGTCCTCTAACACTCAAAACCAGGTCAAAACACCAGGGCTGCCTCGGGATGCAGACGGGCTCGACCAAGGACCGGCTACACGTCAAGCACCCACCTCCCGATTCCACCAGTACCTGTGA